The following is a genomic window from Streptomyces sp. NBC_01381.
TGTCGTGCGGCTCGTGGACATCGGGCTCGGGGCGGTGCTCGGGGCTCCTGAGGTGGAGGCTCTTCAGTACGAGGACGTGGCCGCGCTGCTGCCGGAGCCGACGGGGGAGAGCGACAAGTACCGGCGGGGCGTGGTGGGTGTCGTCGCCGGGTCGGCGCGGTATCCGGGGGCCGCGGTGCTCGCGGTGGCGGGTGCGCTGCGGGGTGGGGCGGGGGCCGTGCGGTACGTCGGGCCTGCCGTGGACGCGGTGATCGCCCGGTTCCCCGAGGCGCTTGTCTCTGACGGGGCGCCGTCCAAGGCCGGGCGGGTGCAGGCGTGGGTGGTCGGGCCGGGGCTCGGGGACGACGCGGGGCGTCTGGAGGACGTGGTCGCCGCGGATGTGCCGGTGCTGATCGACGCGGACGGGCTGCGGCTTGTCGAGGCCGAGGTGGTGCGGGGGCGTTCCGCTCCGACTCTGCTGACGCCGCATGCGGGGGAGGCGGCGGCGTTGCTGGGGGTCTCGCGGGGGGAAGTGGAGCGGGGGCGCCTTGCTGCTGTGCGGGAGTTGGCGGGGCGGTATGGGGCGACGGTGCTTCTGAAGGGGTCTACGACGCTGGTGGCCGGGGGTGCGGGCGGGCGTGCGGGTGGACGTGGGGGTGGCCGCGGGGGTGTGGTGCGGGTCAATCCGACGGGTACGCCGTGGCTTGCCACCGCTGGCAGTGGGGATGTGCTTTCGGGGCTTGCCGGGTCGTTGCTGGCGGCGGGGCTTTCGGCGGGGGACGCGGGGGCGGTGGGGGCGTATCTCCATGGGCTGGCCGCTCGGCATGCGGCGGATGGGGCGCCGGTGGGGGCGCAGGACGTTGCGGCGGCGCTTTCGGTGGCTTGGCGGGATGTACGGGGGTAGGTGCCTTCGCGTTTCGCTTGGGTTGTGGGGCGGGGCCGCGCCGGTATGTCCGTACTCGCCATCTCGGTCCGAGCGTCTTGCTGCTGCGGCTGGGGAGTGCTGCGTACCGTGCTCCGTGCGGACATACCGACACGTCCCCTCGCGTCTCGATGCGCGCCAACGGTGCGTGGGGGCCGTGGTCCAGCCC
Proteins encoded in this region:
- a CDS encoding NAD(P)H-hydrate dehydratase, which translates into the protein MRTAYSVETVRAAERSLMARLPEGALMQRAAAGLAVVCAQVLGKVYGARVVLLVGSGDNGGDALYAGARLARRGAGVGAVLLSPDRVHAGGLAAFRAAGGRVVSAADSLRVEDALRGADLVVDGIVGIGGQGGLRAGAAQVVGLVRESGVPVVAVDLPSGVDADSGVVAGDAVRADVTVTFGAYKPGLLIDPGREYAGVVRLVDIGLGAVLGAPEVEALQYEDVAALLPEPTGESDKYRRGVVGVVAGSARYPGAAVLAVAGALRGGAGAVRYVGPAVDAVIARFPEALVSDGAPSKAGRVQAWVVGPGLGDDAGRLEDVVAADVPVLIDADGLRLVEAEVVRGRSAPTLLTPHAGEAAALLGVSRGEVERGRLAAVRELAGRYGATVLLKGSTTLVAGGAGGRAGGRGGGRGGVVRVNPTGTPWLATAGSGDVLSGLAGSLLAAGLSAGDAGAVGAYLHGLAARHAADGAPVGAQDVAAALSVAWRDVRG